A genomic region of Devosia ginsengisoli contains the following coding sequences:
- a CDS encoding FKBP-type peptidyl-prolyl cis-trans isomerase, whose amino-acid sequence MTEAKMGDVVRINYTGRLTNGTQFDSSAGKEPLEFTIGLGQVIKGLEAHVAGMEPGNKSTVTIPCAEAYGPHRAEAIQTLDRAKVPSGIDVRPGTQLQARTADGGVLPITVVEVDEQSVKVDANHPLAGQDLVFDVELVEIVQAA is encoded by the coding sequence ATGACGGAAGCCAAGATGGGCGACGTCGTCCGCATCAATTATACTGGACGCCTGACCAACGGAACGCAGTTCGATTCCTCTGCTGGCAAGGAGCCGCTGGAATTCACCATCGGCCTGGGCCAGGTGATCAAGGGCCTTGAAGCCCATGTCGCAGGCATGGAGCCGGGCAACAAGAGCACCGTGACCATTCCCTGCGCCGAGGCCTATGGCCCGCACCGCGCCGAAGCCATCCAGACGCTGGACCGCGCCAAGGTGCCCTCGGGCATCGATGTACGCCCCGGCACGCAACTCCAGGCCCGCACCGCCGATGGCGGCGTGCTGCCGATCACCGTGGTCGAGGTGGACGAGCAAAGCGTCAAGGTCGATGCCAACCACCCGCTGGCCGGGCAGGACCTGGTGTTCGACGTCGAACTGGTCGAGATCGTCCAGGCCGCCTGA
- a CDS encoding AraC family transcriptional regulator: MTAPLENYHARMQRVLDYIDQHLDGDLDLETVSKVAAFSKFHFHRQFTATFELSVHRYVQLARMKRASHRLAVRGAQSVTDIAMDAGYDAPDAFARAFRQRLGQSPSAFRKSPDWEPWLTAFGPLDNARNKLMQIIFDQDDVTIRDVPPTPVAILEHRGDRSTIPDTRRRFTAWRKAAGLSPETNPTFMIFRSERMPAVPADYSMDLCIGTDLPVEPDDAPIKPGVIPGGRCAVLRYPGNTTNLEPAALYLYRDWLPASGEEARDFPMYSRRQLALIPNVEAHEVVLELFLPLK; the protein is encoded by the coding sequence ATGACGGCACCGCTTGAAAACTACCATGCCCGGATGCAGCGGGTGCTGGACTATATCGACCAGCATCTCGATGGCGATCTGGACCTGGAAACGGTCAGCAAGGTCGCCGCCTTTTCGAAATTCCATTTCCACCGGCAGTTCACGGCGACTTTCGAGTTGTCCGTGCATCGCTATGTCCAGCTTGCCCGCATGAAGCGGGCTTCGCACCGGCTGGCCGTCAGGGGCGCCCAAAGCGTCACCGATATCGCGATGGATGCCGGTTACGATGCGCCCGATGCCTTCGCCCGCGCCTTTCGGCAAAGGCTGGGGCAATCGCCCTCCGCGTTCCGGAAATCTCCCGATTGGGAGCCGTGGCTGACCGCCTTCGGGCCTCTGGACAATGCGAGAAACAAGCTCATGCAGATTATCTTTGACCAAGACGACGTGACCATCCGCGACGTGCCGCCGACGCCTGTGGCGATCCTGGAGCATCGGGGCGACCGGTCGACAATCCCCGACACAAGGCGGCGCTTTACCGCCTGGCGCAAGGCGGCCGGCCTGTCGCCCGAGACCAACCCCACCTTCATGATCTTCCGCTCGGAACGGATGCCCGCCGTTCCGGCCGACTACAGCATGGACCTGTGTATCGGCACCGACCTGCCGGTCGAGCCCGATGATGCGCCGATAAAGCCCGGGGTGATCCCCGGCGGGCGCTGCGCGGTGCTGCGCTATCCCGGCAATACCACCAATCTGGAACCGGCCGCGCTCTATCTCTATCGCGATTGGCTTCCGGCCAGTGGCGAGGAGGCGCGCGACTTCCCGATGTATAGCCGGCGCCAGCTCGCCCTCATCCCCAATGTCGAGGCGCATGAAGTCGTGCTGGAACTGTTCCTGCCGTTGAAATAG
- a CDS encoding autotransporter domain-containing protein produces MKQATAANRPHDLPGRYRPALAPLLFLLVAFATLAGMAAPVYAQTISISDISQSEGDSGTTYFEFRVTYNGPPLASDVTFGLDTSSGTATEDVDYEAFHIPPVLTMGSPSDGSYFPFSVSVTADTTYEPDEFFYINITGATGAAVLDGQGLGTILNDDPPPPLVQIDPPDGATLMAGVVGVSYSDTSIQAQFGTGSNAFYAINMPPGLGIDIVSGAITGTPSAAGTFNPTVTLVDTGYGGSAVVANYTITIAPTPAITVVSPASGSTAGGTTISISGTGLTGTSAVVVGGAAATGIAVVSDTLVTAITPAHAAGPADVSVTTPGGTTTLPAVFTYIAPLRPDPTQDAEVQGLINAQAQAAERFATTQIDNFNDRLGQLHDEQSRQAQSLGIQMGVTPGNGVAPMGYVEQAPVDDPAGRAMGLPPAGSPALPVEPLFSDTAFWSGGFINFGTTSSGTIDLGHTLVGVSGGVDHRFTPDFVAGIGFGYGRDRTDIGSNGTTSSGQAVSAAVYGSYHPAPFYLDGLIGISRLDFDSTRYVTATGGFAYGNRDGTQLFASLSAGYEYRQDGLVVSPYGRLDAAVTRLDGFVETGAGANNLAFGAQGFDMLAGIVGVSAQYAIPMEWGVLSPRARLEYTHDFAGSSQASIGYADLGTLPYTLTLDDVLHDYLTLGFGLDARFDADMTLSLDYRTGLSTNGNGRNHTIGIRLSGGF; encoded by the coding sequence ATGAAGCAGGCAACGGCAGCGAACCGCCCGCACGACCTTCCGGGCCGCTACCGCCCCGCGCTGGCGCCCTTGCTGTTCCTGCTGGTCGCCTTCGCCACGTTGGCCGGCATGGCCGCGCCGGTTTATGCGCAAACGATCTCCATCAGCGATATCAGTCAAAGCGAAGGCGATTCCGGCACCACGTACTTCGAGTTCAGAGTGACGTATAATGGGCCGCCTCTGGCAAGCGACGTGACATTCGGTCTTGATACAAGCTCCGGCACGGCGACGGAGGACGTCGACTATGAGGCTTTCCACATACCGCCCGTTCTTACTATGGGAAGCCCATCGGACGGGTCATATTTCCCCTTCTCCGTAAGCGTGACCGCCGACACGACGTACGAGCCCGACGAATTTTTCTATATCAACATCACTGGCGCAACCGGCGCGGCGGTGCTCGACGGCCAAGGGCTGGGGACCATCCTCAACGACGATCCTCCTCCTCCTCTTGTCCAGATCGACCCACCCGATGGCGCGACGCTGATGGCGGGGGTGGTTGGCGTGTCCTATTCCGACACATCCATCCAGGCACAGTTCGGAACCGGCTCCAACGCCTTCTACGCCATCAACATGCCGCCAGGCCTCGGCATCGACATAGTCAGCGGTGCTATCACCGGTACGCCCAGCGCGGCCGGCACGTTTAACCCCACAGTGACGCTCGTCGATACCGGCTATGGCGGTAGCGCCGTCGTCGCGAACTACACCATCACCATTGCCCCCACGCCCGCTATCACGGTGGTTTCACCGGCCTCTGGTTCGACTGCCGGCGGCACTACCATTTCCATCTCCGGCACCGGCCTGACCGGCACGAGCGCGGTAGTGGTCGGCGGCGCGGCAGCAACCGGCATCGCGGTGGTGAGCGATACCCTGGTCACCGCCATCACGCCGGCTCATGCAGCGGGCCCGGCCGATGTGTCGGTGACGACACCGGGCGGCACGACCACGCTGCCTGCTGTCTTCACCTATATTGCGCCCCTTCGCCCCGATCCGACGCAGGACGCCGAGGTGCAGGGCCTTATCAATGCGCAGGCTCAGGCCGCTGAGCGCTTCGCCACGACCCAGATCGATAATTTCAACGATCGGCTGGGCCAGTTGCATGACGAACAGAGCCGGCAGGCGCAGTCGCTCGGCATCCAGATGGGTGTAACGCCGGGCAATGGGGTCGCACCCATGGGCTATGTCGAGCAAGCACCGGTCGACGATCCGGCCGGCCGCGCCATGGGCCTGCCGCCGGCCGGCTCACCCGCGCTGCCCGTCGAACCTCTCTTCAGCGACACGGCCTTCTGGAGCGGCGGCTTTATCAATTTCGGCACGACCAGCAGCGGCACGATCGACCTCGGCCATACCCTGGTCGGCGTCAGTGGTGGCGTCGATCACCGGTTCACGCCCGATTTCGTGGCCGGCATCGGCTTCGGCTATGGGCGCGACAGGACCGATATCGGCTCCAACGGCACGACCAGTTCCGGACAGGCCGTGAGCGCGGCTGTCTATGGCAGCTATCACCCGGCGCCATTTTACCTCGACGGCCTGATCGGGATCAGCCGGCTCGATTTCGACAGCACGCGCTATGTGACGGCAACCGGCGGCTTCGCCTATGGCAACCGCGACGGCACACAGCTTTTTGCCTCGCTGTCGGCCGGCTACGAATATCGTCAGGACGGGTTGGTCGTCTCACCCTATGGCCGGCTCGATGCGGCCGTCACGCGGCTCGACGGCTTTGTCGAAACCGGGGCAGGGGCCAACAATCTCGCCTTTGGCGCGCAGGGCTTCGACATGCTGGCCGGCATTGTCGGTGTCAGCGCCCAATATGCCATCCCGATGGAATGGGGCGTGCTCAGCCCGCGGGCGCGGCTGGAATATACCCATGATTTTGCCGGCTCCAGCCAGGCCAGCATCGGTTATGCCGACCTCGGCACCTTGCCCTACACGCTGACGCTCGACGACGTCCTGCACGACTACCTGACCCTCGGTTTCGGCCTCGATGCCCGCTTCGACGCCGACATGACCCTGAGCCTGGACTACCGCACGGGCCTGAGCACCAACGGCAATGGCCGCAACCACACTATCGGCATCCGCCTGAGCGGTGGGTTCTAA
- a CDS encoding AIPR family protein, with amino-acid sequence MDVVTKNLVATFKVEELLPDDIAEDVIFEHFANYCVVSQNYGEEFDVDDIHTGGGNDLGLDGIAILVNGNLVSDVSEVDDLANLNKFLDVEFVFNQAKSSGNFDGASISSLFFGLKDLFSEKPKLPRNDNLQDANSTIDKIYAKSALFKKGNPKVKIYYVTTGKWENDSKLNSRIDIEVEGLMALNIFESVNFYPVDARTIQNLYKRAKNKLSKSVLFSEKLTLPALEGIDESYLGYLSADEYIKLITDDAGTIVRGLFYDNVRDFQGENPVNHEIDETLQSDGRNLFVLLNNGITIVADSLKKTGDTFTIEDYQIVNGCQTSHVLYNNKDKLTAGVKIPVKLIVSQNSEVKNKIIKATNRQTPVKTEELTALTDFQKTLEDYYEAIQGDERLYYERRSQQFRATAGIEKIKIVSVSNQIRSFASMFLGLPHQASRYYGTLLKDIEKSIFVNGQPPAAYYASAFALYRIEALVRRKQVDRKYRPFRYHLIAAFRMIVMGTKMDAMNSNKFERACKPLIDAISDDKKSLAVFEDAIGILDGLLVGDYSRDKAKDANLYASFEKLIAAR; translated from the coding sequence ATGGACGTTGTGACCAAAAATTTAGTGGCAACATTTAAAGTTGAAGAACTTTTGCCCGACGATATAGCCGAAGACGTCATCTTTGAGCATTTTGCCAATTACTGCGTAGTTTCCCAGAATTACGGTGAGGAATTTGATGTCGACGACATACATACCGGTGGCGGAAATGACCTCGGACTGGATGGAATCGCGATTCTTGTAAATGGAAACCTCGTTTCGGACGTAAGTGAGGTGGACGACTTAGCCAACCTAAACAAATTTCTCGATGTTGAATTCGTGTTCAATCAAGCAAAGTCCAGCGGAAATTTCGATGGTGCGTCAATATCTAGCCTGTTTTTTGGGCTTAAGGACCTATTTTCTGAGAAGCCAAAACTTCCTCGTAACGATAATTTGCAAGACGCCAATTCAACAATTGACAAAATTTATGCCAAGAGCGCCCTTTTCAAAAAAGGCAACCCAAAGGTAAAAATATATTATGTAACAACTGGCAAATGGGAAAACGACAGCAAACTAAACTCTCGGATCGATATTGAGGTAGAAGGTCTGATGGCCTTAAATATATTCGAGTCTGTTAATTTTTATCCAGTTGACGCGCGAACCATCCAAAATTTATACAAAAGGGCTAAGAACAAACTCTCGAAGTCGGTTCTTTTTAGCGAGAAACTGACGCTGCCTGCACTGGAAGGTATTGACGAATCGTACCTAGGTTATTTGTCGGCTGACGAGTATATCAAGCTTATTACCGACGATGCGGGAACGATAGTTAGAGGATTATTCTACGACAACGTCAGGGATTTTCAGGGCGAGAATCCGGTAAATCATGAGATTGATGAGACGCTTCAATCCGATGGCCGAAATCTCTTCGTCCTACTGAACAATGGCATAACTATCGTCGCAGACTCTCTGAAGAAGACAGGCGATACGTTTACGATTGAAGACTACCAAATCGTGAACGGATGCCAAACGAGCCATGTTCTATACAACAACAAGGATAAGCTTACGGCCGGCGTCAAGATTCCGGTAAAGTTGATTGTCTCTCAGAATAGCGAAGTTAAAAACAAGATAATTAAGGCGACTAACAGGCAAACTCCTGTAAAAACAGAAGAGCTAACCGCTCTCACGGATTTCCAGAAGACGTTAGAAGATTATTACGAGGCCATACAGGGGGACGAAAGGCTTTACTACGAACGACGGTCGCAGCAATTTCGCGCAACTGCGGGCATTGAGAAAATAAAGATCGTCAGCGTCTCAAACCAAATTCGGTCTTTCGCGTCGATGTTTTTAGGTCTCCCGCATCAGGCAAGTCGTTACTATGGGACGCTTCTGAAGGATATCGAGAAGAGCATCTTCGTGAATGGCCAGCCTCCAGCGGCATACTATGCGAGTGCCTTCGCACTGTACCGAATTGAAGCGCTAGTCCGTCGCAAACAGGTCGACCGAAAGTACCGGCCGTTCAGATACCACCTCATTGCGGCGTTTAGAATGATAGTCATGGGTACTAAGATGGACGCCATGAACTCGAATAAATTCGAGCGTGCCTGCAAGCCGCTCATCGACGCCATTTCGGACGACAAAAAGTCACTCGCCGTATTTGAGGATGCCATCGGCATACTCGACGGTCTGCTTGTGGGGGACTACTCAAGAGATAAAGCTAAGGACGCGAATTTGTACGCGAGTTTTGAAAAGCTTATTGCAGCCCGGTGA
- a CDS encoding MFS transporter, producing MNLRRFLGCYYAYLFLFDFILCYAIYTALFELRGLSFTQIGALLAFWSLSAIVLELPSGALSDRFDRRWLLVAAPLAKLFTFVCWGLADGNVWLYGLGFLCWSVGQALMSGTGEALVYERLEAEGQTADYDKVNGRATAAESLGIAAGTLLGGFVAAANGMELTVWLSIPPLLLCALLALTLRDSRQAPEAEAEARPGYMENFRIAFREFRTLPELRFVTLYIAVGLILFEVLEEFDQLYYLAVGLPIWLFGVVGAAILGAVALASTLAHRLARHPALAWALPLAGGLLLLAASFGTHPAYVLVLELAYLLVVPATVLSEARFQRLIEGRSRATTTSALAMAQNVTGILITFGFGLLAEYVGILPAYGWAGLLMLPVAAWVWQAQRSGVRALD from the coding sequence ATGAATCTCCGCCGCTTCCTCGGCTGCTACTACGCCTATCTGTTCCTGTTCGACTTCATCCTTTGCTACGCTATCTATACGGCCTTGTTCGAGCTCCGGGGGCTGAGCTTCACCCAGATCGGGGCCCTGCTCGCCTTCTGGTCGCTCTCGGCCATCGTGCTCGAATTGCCGTCGGGCGCCCTGTCCGACCGCTTCGATCGCCGCTGGCTGCTGGTCGCGGCGCCGCTCGCCAAGCTCTTCACCTTCGTCTGCTGGGGCCTGGCCGATGGCAATGTCTGGCTCTATGGCCTGGGCTTCCTGTGCTGGAGCGTCGGCCAGGCACTGATGAGCGGCACTGGCGAAGCCCTGGTCTATGAACGGCTCGAAGCCGAGGGGCAGACCGCCGATTATGACAAGGTCAATGGCCGCGCCACGGCTGCCGAATCGCTGGGCATTGCCGCCGGCACCCTGCTGGGCGGCTTCGTTGCCGCGGCCAATGGCATGGAACTGACCGTCTGGCTCTCCATTCCACCACTGCTGCTCTGCGCCCTGCTGGCGCTCACCCTGCGCGACTCACGCCAGGCGCCCGAGGCGGAAGCAGAGGCGCGGCCGGGCTATATGGAAAACTTCCGCATTGCGTTCCGGGAGTTCCGCACCCTGCCCGAACTGCGCTTCGTGACCCTCTATATCGCCGTGGGCCTTATCCTGTTCGAAGTGCTCGAAGAATTCGACCAGCTCTATTATCTGGCCGTCGGCCTGCCGATCTGGCTGTTCGGGGTGGTTGGCGCGGCTATCCTGGGCGCCGTTGCCCTGGCCAGCACATTGGCGCACCGACTCGCCCGCCACCCTGCCCTTGCCTGGGCACTGCCGCTGGCGGGCGGGCTGTTGCTGCTCGCCGCCTCCTTCGGCACGCATCCGGCCTATGTTCTGGTGCTGGAACTGGCCTATCTGCTGGTGGTGCCGGCGACGGTGCTTTCCGAAGCGCGCTTCCAGCGGCTGATCGAGGGCCGCAGCCGGGCCACCACCACCTCGGCTCTGGCCATGGCGCAGAATGTCACCGGCATTCTCATCACCTTCGGCTTTGGCCTCTTGGCCGAATATGTCGGCATTCTGCCCGCCTATGGCTGGGCCGGCCTGCTCATGCTGCCGGTGGCTGCCTGGGTCTGGCAGGCACAACGCTCTGGTGTGCGGGCGCTAGACTGA
- a CDS encoding phosphotransferase family protein, producing MAAWLDIAALLGSDAAMSGQNPVDEPIPTADIAAKIVRERLGWPMPDIRRFTTGIAFFVYDVRQGAENVVVRIGRPSQATALAESLALWGRLAPLGVPLPRILVDGTAEKLPFVIMTRLDGTDLGHVMAGLPANRLTAIAHAVADAQMATARLGLGKGFGYAARPEVAPHRNWGDVVAAHIERSLRRIADNGLFPITIAEGVLARLAMHRLALDAMLPVPFLHDTTTKNVIVTETGDFSGIVDVDDLCFGDPRYAAALTRAALLTFGAGPLDYVQPWLQRMGLLDDDVFAFYVAAFLLDFISEHGMVFNGNQAPSDPAMRERLANLLAQTLDGAS from the coding sequence TTGGCGGCCTGGCTCGACATCGCGGCGCTGCTGGGGTCAGATGCCGCCATGTCAGGCCAGAACCCAGTCGATGAGCCGATTCCCACGGCTGATATTGCCGCGAAAATCGTGCGCGAGCGGCTGGGCTGGCCTATGCCCGATATTCGGCGCTTTACCACCGGCATCGCCTTCTTCGTCTATGATGTGCGGCAGGGCGCGGAGAATGTCGTAGTCCGTATCGGTCGCCCCAGCCAGGCCACGGCCCTCGCCGAAAGCCTGGCGCTCTGGGGGCGGCTGGCGCCGCTTGGCGTGCCCCTGCCCCGGATTCTGGTCGATGGCACCGCGGAGAAGCTGCCGTTTGTCATCATGACCCGGCTGGATGGCACCGATCTCGGTCATGTGATGGCGGGTCTGCCGGCCAACAGGCTCACCGCGATCGCCCATGCCGTCGCCGACGCGCAGATGGCCACGGCGCGGCTTGGGTTGGGCAAAGGCTTCGGCTATGCCGCACGCCCCGAAGTTGCGCCACACCGGAATTGGGGCGACGTCGTCGCGGCTCATATCGAGCGCTCGCTGCGCCGCATCGCCGATAACGGGCTGTTCCCGATCACCATAGCCGAGGGCGTGCTGGCGCGGTTGGCGATGCATCGCCTTGCGCTCGACGCCATGCTGCCGGTGCCGTTCCTGCATGATACGACCACCAAGAATGTGATTGTCACCGAGACCGGCGACTTTTCCGGCATCGTGGATGTGGACGATCTGTGTTTCGGCGATCCGCGCTATGCCGCGGCGCTGACCAGGGCGGCGCTGCTCACCTTTGGCGCCGGTCCGCTGGATTATGTGCAGCCGTGGCTGCAGCGCATGGGCCTGCTGGACGACGACGTCTTCGCCTTCTATGTCGCGGCGTTCCTGCTCGATTTCATCTCGGAGCACGGCATGGTCTTCAACGGCAACCAGGCGCCATCCGACCCCGCCATGCGGGAGCGGCTCGCGAACCTTCTGGCGCAAACTCTTGACGGGGCATCATGA
- a CDS encoding NADH:ubiquinone oxidoreductase subunit NDUFA12 codes for MKQFLTEIFSWWSGQTWGTRLWIWRFGDYVGSDEFGNKYYQDRKADRRYVTYGGGYADASAIPPGWHGWMHHRTDVVPTDAKYAARAWEKPHEPNLTGTAAAYRPDGSLLNKGERPRVTGDYNAWSPE; via the coding sequence ATCAAGCAGTTCCTGACTGAAATCTTCTCCTGGTGGAGCGGCCAGACCTGGGGCACGCGACTGTGGATCTGGCGCTTCGGCGACTATGTCGGCAGCGACGAATTCGGCAACAAATACTACCAGGACCGCAAGGCCGACCGGCGCTACGTGACCTATGGCGGCGGCTATGCCGACGCATCGGCCATCCCGCCCGGCTGGCATGGCTGGATGCATCACCGCACCGATGTAGTGCCCACCGATGCAAAATACGCTGCCCGCGCCTGGGAAAAGCCGCATGAGCCCAACCTGACCGGCACGGCCGCTGCCTATCGCCCCGATGGGAGCCTGCTCAACAAGGGCGAGCGCCCGCGCGTCACCGGTGATTACAACGCCTGGTCGCCCGAATAA
- a CDS encoding DUF2155 domain-containing protein, producing the protein MTFAKALVPLLGLALAAPAAAQPIANPVATFAGLDKITGRITRFDVYIDETVLFGALEITPRACYNRPSTETQRVSAFLEVDQRSLTGVSKRIFTGWMFADSPALNAVDHAIYDVWLIACKTSTDVPPPDAR; encoded by the coding sequence CTGACCTTCGCCAAGGCGCTGGTTCCCCTGTTGGGGCTGGCGCTTGCTGCGCCTGCCGCGGCGCAGCCTATCGCCAATCCGGTGGCGACCTTCGCCGGCCTCGACAAGATCACCGGCCGCATCACCCGCTTCGATGTCTATATCGACGAAACCGTGCTGTTCGGCGCGCTCGAGATCACCCCGCGCGCCTGCTACAACCGCCCTTCGACCGAGACGCAGCGGGTCTCGGCCTTCCTCGAAGTCGACCAGCGCAGCCTGACCGGCGTATCCAAGCGCATCTTCACCGGCTGGATGTTTGCCGATAGCCCTGCGCTCAATGCCGTAGACCACGCCATCTATGATGTGTGGCTGATCGCGTGCAAAACCAGCACCGATGTGCCGCCGCCCGACGCACGATAA
- a CDS encoding SDR family NAD(P)-dependent oxidoreductase, which produces MLLKDRTAVVYGGSGAVGGAVAKAFAREGARVFLAARGRDGLEAVADAIRRAGGRADVAPVDATDKAVVTEHLAAIVAEAGPVKVMFNGVSWDDTQGQLLADMELERMLAPVRSGLTTWFHSGTALARHMGENGGGVILGITANVARWPEPYVGGFGIACAAVENYLRQLGMENEPQGVRVCWVRSPGSPDAPGVREAWQLRANELGVSFDEIHREFAKDTPLRRVTALAQVADAAVLLASDLAAGMTATMANATGGAQVD; this is translated from the coding sequence ATGTTGCTCAAGGACAGGACCGCTGTGGTCTATGGCGGCAGCGGCGCTGTGGGTGGCGCCGTGGCCAAGGCCTTTGCCCGCGAAGGCGCCCGCGTCTTCCTCGCCGCGCGCGGCAGGGACGGACTGGAGGCCGTGGCCGACGCTATCCGCCGCGCCGGCGGACGAGCCGATGTCGCGCCGGTCGACGCGACCGACAAGGCGGTGGTGACAGAACATCTGGCGGCCATCGTCGCCGAGGCCGGACCGGTCAAGGTCATGTTCAACGGCGTGTCGTGGGACGATACCCAGGGGCAATTGCTGGCCGACATGGAGTTGGAGCGCATGCTGGCGCCGGTGCGCAGCGGGCTGACCACATGGTTTCATAGCGGCACGGCCCTCGCCCGGCATATGGGCGAAAATGGCGGCGGGGTGATCCTGGGCATCACCGCCAATGTGGCGCGCTGGCCGGAGCCCTATGTCGGCGGATTCGGCATCGCCTGCGCGGCCGTGGAAAATTATCTGCGCCAGCTGGGCATGGAGAACGAGCCGCAAGGGGTGCGCGTCTGCTGGGTGCGGTCGCCCGGCTCGCCTGATGCGCCGGGCGTGCGCGAAGCCTGGCAATTGCGCGCCAATGAATTGGGCGTCAGTTTCGACGAGATACACCGCGAATTTGCCAAGGACACCCCGCTGCGCCGGGTCACCGCTTTGGCCCAGGTGGCCGATGCGGCGGTGCTGCTGGCCAGCGACCTCGCCGCCGGCATGACGGCGACAATGGCCAATGCCACCGGCGGCGCCCAGGTCGATTAG
- a CDS encoding GyrI-like domain-containing protein codes for MLTLPENIERQPQAYAYVNFTVRMNQMQQPAQEGFPLLFGYLAEQGIEPVGAAFYNYRRIDMADTLDVEAGIAVSRAGPDSDRVKFGTLPGGRFVTLKWHGHPDKLKPVTGMLIGWLRLTQQPLDMEEKANGDHFACRLEIYETDPAEEPDMDKWVTELAFKLKD; via the coding sequence ATGCTGACTCTGCCGGAAAATATCGAGCGCCAGCCGCAGGCTTACGCCTATGTCAATTTCACCGTGCGGATGAACCAGATGCAGCAGCCCGCTCAGGAGGGGTTTCCGCTGCTGTTCGGCTATCTGGCCGAACAGGGCATCGAGCCGGTCGGCGCGGCTTTCTACAATTATCGCCGCATCGACATGGCCGATACGCTGGATGTCGAGGCGGGTATTGCGGTGAGCCGGGCAGGGCCGGACAGCGACCGCGTCAAGTTCGGCACGCTGCCGGGTGGCCGTTTCGTCACCCTGAAATGGCACGGCCACCCCGACAAGCTCAAACCAGTAACCGGTATGCTGATCGGCTGGCTAAGGCTGACCCAACAGCCGCTGGACATGGAAGAAAAGGCCAATGGCGATCATTTTGCCTGTCGCCTCGAAATCTACGAGACCGATCCGGCAGAGGAGCCCGATATGGACAAGTGGGTGACCGAACTGGCCTTCAAGCTCAAGGACTGA
- the aat gene encoding leucyl/phenylalanyl-tRNA--protein transferase, with the protein MAHRQDPFDIEITPELIMRAYRAGIFPMAEDAGDEDLFWVSPEMRGIIPLDGFHLSTSLRKAIRKSGFAVRVDTDFEAVIEGCATVGSDRESTWINRTIRSVYGELFRRGVVHTVEVWDGDALVGGLYGLAIGGAFFGESMFHRKTNASKMAMAHLVERLKAGGFVLLDTQFVTPHLASLGGVEIPREHYEERLAEALLVRGDWSAWDQLSP; encoded by the coding sequence ATGGCCCATCGTCAGGACCCCTTCGACATCGAAATCACGCCCGAACTGATCATGCGGGCGTATCGCGCCGGCATTTTCCCCATGGCCGAGGATGCCGGGGATGAGGACCTGTTCTGGGTCAGCCCGGAAATGCGGGGCATCATTCCGCTCGATGGCTTTCATCTCTCCACCAGCCTGCGCAAGGCGATCCGCAAGTCGGGCTTTGCGGTGCGGGTCGATACGGATTTCGAAGCGGTCATCGAGGGCTGTGCCACGGTCGGGTCGGACCGCGAATCCACCTGGATCAACCGCACCATCCGCTCGGTCTATGGCGAGCTGTTCCGGCGCGGCGTGGTGCATACGGTGGAAGTCTGGGACGGCGACGCGCTGGTCGGCGGGCTCTATGGGCTGGCCATTGGCGGGGCGTTTTTCGGGGAATCCATGTTCCACCGCAAGACCAATGCCAGCAAGATGGCCATGGCGCATCTGGTGGAGCGGCTCAAGGCCGGCGGCTTCGTCTTGCTCGATACGCAATTCGTGACGCCGCATCTGGCCTCGCTCGGCGGGGTGGAAATCCCGCGCGAGCATTATGAGGAGCGCCTGGCCGAAGCGCTCCTGGTGCGCGGCGACTGGTCTGCCTGGGACCAGCTCAGTCCTTGA